A DNA window from Hydractinia symbiolongicarpus strain clone_291-10 chromosome 6, HSymV2.1, whole genome shotgun sequence contains the following coding sequences:
- the LOC130647688 gene encoding uncharacterized protein LOC130647688 isoform X1, whose protein sequence is MSVHMDIEKKGKDTRGCKEERGSSSTTLSLEKEDNEKNNETSGKIKRSESSERERGKYIIYKRSNLYFCTEELIELVMYFFTGSKFTWKEFRTYCKTQPGPENNRSFKARMKNGGRERDGFVWVPKKKKITHNYYNPQILNPPALPQVKNNIFYGFQTLNL, encoded by the exons ATGTCAGTTCATATGGATATAGAAAAGAAAGGCAAAG acaCACGTGGATGCAAAGAGGAAAGAGGAAGTAGTTCCACTACTTTAAGTTTGGAAAAAG AAGACAATgagaaaaacaatgaaacatCAGGTAAAATAAAGAGATCAGAGTCAAGTGAAAGAGAAAGAGgtaaatatataatttacaAACGAAGTAATTTGTATTTTTGCACTGAAGAATTGATTGAATTAGTCATGTATTTTTTTACAGGTAGCAAGTTTACATGGAAAGAGTTCCGAACATACTGCAAAACCCAACCAGGCCCCGAAAACAATAGAAGTTTTAAGGCCCGGATGAAAAATGGGGGTCGTGAACGTGACGGGTTTGTTTGGgtgccaaaaaagaaaaagatcacACATAACTACTACAATCCACAAATTTTAAATCCTCCAGCTCTACCACAggtcaaaaacaatattttttatggtttccaaactttaaacttatag
- the LOC130647688 gene encoding uncharacterized protein LOC130647688 isoform X2, with product MSVHMDIEKKGKDTRGCKEERGSSSTTLSLEKEDNEKNNETSGKIKRSESSERERGSKFTWKEFRTYCKTQPGPENNRSFKARMKNGGRERDGFVWVPKKKKITHNYYNPQILNPPALPQVKNNIFYGFQTLNL from the exons ATGTCAGTTCATATGGATATAGAAAAGAAAGGCAAAG acaCACGTGGATGCAAAGAGGAAAGAGGAAGTAGTTCCACTACTTTAAGTTTGGAAAAAG AAGACAATgagaaaaacaatgaaacatCAGGTAAAATAAAGAGATCAGAGTCAAGTGAAAGAGAAAGAG GTAGCAAGTTTACATGGAAAGAGTTCCGAACATACTGCAAAACCCAACCAGGCCCCGAAAACAATAGAAGTTTTAAGGCCCGGATGAAAAATGGGGGTCGTGAACGTGACGGGTTTGTTTGGgtgccaaaaaagaaaaagatcacACATAACTACTACAATCCACAAATTTTAAATCCTCCAGCTCTACCACAggtcaaaaacaatattttttatggtttccaaactttaaacttatag